One Paracoccaceae bacterium genomic region harbors:
- a CDS encoding serine protease — MTLRPILTLLACTALAVPLAAQTTLPDDATADPVQLSPFAFAEAGQKAARAAAAEAEASGARVVGGEIAAPGAWPWQVALLIAAQEVGPGAQFCGGTMLLDEWVLTAAHCVHMQAPDGRWGNLRPDAIRILVGANDLVPGQGDAVPVRSVHVHPDYVGTEYDNDIALIRLARAPQTAYATIKVPDAQFGDYLDQPGVVTTVTGWGLIEGGTQPTALRQAEIQMMDRDLCNAALIEARANEAAKGFSHAVNVFGVKEDDAYALWDQLVSSAPAPMSGNMLCSGTFEGGKTACSGDSGGPLVVALDDGTYVQAGVVSWGLSGSGGKGCNERAPFSAYTRVSNYLPWLEGVISANP, encoded by the coding sequence ATGACCCTGCGACCGATCCTGACCCTGCTTGCCTGCACGGCGCTGGCCGTGCCGCTGGCCGCGCAGACCACGTTACCCGATGACGCCACCGCCGATCCTGTGCAGTTGTCGCCCTTTGCCTTTGCCGAAGCCGGCCAGAAGGCCGCCCGTGCCGCCGCCGCCGAGGCCGAGGCCAGCGGCGCGCGCGTGGTCGGCGGCGAGATCGCGGCCCCCGGCGCATGGCCCTGGCAGGTCGCGCTTCTGATCGCCGCTCAGGAGGTCGGGCCAGGCGCCCAGTTCTGCGGCGGGACGATGCTTCTGGATGAATGGGTTCTGACAGCGGCGCATTGCGTGCACATGCAGGCGCCCGATGGCCGCTGGGGCAACCTGCGGCCCGATGCCATCCGCATCCTTGTGGGGGCCAACGATCTGGTGCCCGGGCAGGGCGATGCGGTGCCGGTCCGGTCGGTCCATGTCCATCCCGACTATGTGGGCACCGAGTATGACAACGATATCGCGCTGATCCGCCTCGCCCGCGCGCCGCAGACAGCCTATGCCACGATCAAGGTGCCCGACGCGCAGTTCGGCGACTATCTGGACCAGCCGGGCGTCGTGACCACGGTGACCGGCTGGGGCCTGATCGAGGGCGGCACGCAACCGACCGCGCTGCGCCAGGCCGAGATCCAGATGATGGATCGCGACCTGTGCAATGCCGCGTTGATCGAGGCGCGCGCGAACGAGGCGGCCAAGGGCTTCTCGCACGCTGTCAACGTCTTTGGCGTGAAGGAAGATGACGCCTACGCGCTGTGGGATCAGCTCGTTTCCAGTGCGCCTGCGCCGATGTCGGGGAACATGCTGTGTTCGGGCACGTTCGAGGGCGGCAAGACGGCCTGCTCGGGTGACAGCGGCGGTCCGCTTGTCGTCGCTCTGGATGACGGCACCTATGTGCAGGCAGGCGTTGTCAGCTGGGGCCTGTCGGGCAGCGGTGGCAAGGGCTGCAACGAACGGGCCCCGTTCTCGGCCTATACGCGGGTGTCCAACTATCTGCCTTGGCTGGAAGGCGTCATTTCGGCCAATCCCTGA
- a CDS encoding MFS transporter: MTPPIPSDRSPPPQGLLLLLATANFVIGMGAFVVVGLLPPIAQDYALAPSVAGWVMTLYALVYAAASPLMVALTGQTDRRDLLVAGLMLFGVGAAVAALAPSFPVLLAARAVMALGAGVVTPVAASIAAGLSAPEMRGRVLATVFGGLTLAQVIGVPAGAWLGFAVGWPAAFVAVAVLAAGAAVALARAVPRGITVPGASLGALARVLASGWRMVAVGFGVLFLGGIYCVYSFFGAMMITRLDLSGAGISMLLMVFGLGAVAGNALGGRMADRIGTGRTLAILCLAQGVTLPLVSGLTLPYAATALLVALWSVCGWSFMAAQQARLAALDPRNTSVMFALNASAVYLAASVGTLAGGWVLDATGGYAALGLAGTVFMALALASLAAVPRLRGA, translated from the coding sequence ATGACACCGCCGATCCCATCCGACCGCAGCCCGCCGCCGCAAGGTCTGCTGCTGCTGCTGGCGACCGCGAACTTCGTGATCGGGATGGGCGCCTTTGTCGTCGTCGGTCTGCTGCCCCCGATCGCGCAGGACTATGCCCTGGCACCTTCGGTGGCGGGCTGGGTGATGACGCTCTATGCGCTTGTCTATGCGGCGGCCTCACCCCTGATGGTGGCGCTGACCGGCCAGACAGACCGGCGCGACCTGCTGGTCGCGGGGCTGATGCTGTTCGGGGTCGGGGCGGCGGTTGCGGCGCTTGCCCCGTCGTTCCCGGTGCTGCTGGCGGCGCGGGCGGTGATGGCACTGGGGGCCGGGGTAGTGACGCCGGTCGCCGCCTCCATCGCGGCGGGCCTGTCGGCGCCCGAGATGCGGGGGCGGGTGCTGGCCACGGTGTTCGGCGGCCTGACGCTGGCACAGGTGATCGGCGTGCCTGCCGGGGCGTGGCTTGGCTTCGCGGTTGGCTGGCCGGCGGCCTTTGTTGCGGTGGCGGTGCTGGCCGCGGGCGCCGCAGTTGCCCTGGCCCGTGCCGTGCCGCGCGGCATCACCGTTCCCGGCGCAAGCCTTGGCGCCCTGGCGCGGGTGCTGGCGTCCGGCTGGCGCATGGTGGCGGTCGGGTTCGGGGTATTGTTCCTGGGCGGGATCTACTGCGTCTACAGCTTCTTCGGCGCCATGATGATCACCCGGCTGGACCTGTCGGGTGCCGGAATCTCGATGCTTCTGATGGTGTTCGGGCTGGGTGCCGTTGCCGGGAACGCGCTTGGCGGGCGCATGGCCGACCGGATCGGTACGGGGCGGACACTGGCGATCCTTTGCCTCGCACAGGGGGTCACGCTGCCGCTGGTTTCGGGGCTGACACTGCCCTATGCCGCGACGGCCCTGCTCGTCGCTCTGTGGAGCGTGTGCGGCTGGTCGTTCATGGCGGCGCAGCAGGCGCGGCTTGCCGCGCTCGACCCTCGGAACACGTCCGTCATGTTTGCCCTTAACGCATCGGCGGTCTATCTGGCGGCCTCGGTCGGCACGCTGGCGGGGGGATGGGTGCTCGATGCAACGGGCGGCTATGCCGCGCTCGGGCTGGCGGGAACCGTGTTCATGGCACTTGCCCTCGCGTCGCTTGCCGCCGTGCCGCGCCTGCGCGGCGCGTGA
- a CDS encoding glutamine synthetase, translating into MPRELADYLDAHPGTRFLDAVMFDLCGTAIGKRYPVRDAAKVWSSGVAFCAGITTLDAQGACWDVEGIGFSDGDPDATSWPIPGTLAPVTWEPGVAQVLIAPAPPPDETGWWFDPRSILSRAVERFGALGLMPVAACELEFYLVDPTRDPSGRIAPARPARPGRDPSSPRVLAFDKLAEWSAVLADIDAACLAQGVPAGAATAEYGGAQFEVNLGHLPDPVAAADHALLLRRIVKGVARAHGLDATFMSKPFADQSGSGLHIHLSVTDAAGNIFDPARADGDLRLGHAIAGLQASTADAMAIFAPNLNAYRRFAVNQFVPVNTTWGTNNRSVAFRVPAGEGSARRIEHRIAGAEANPYLVMAAVLAGVHDGLARGLTPTPPSGGNAGDTADPDMPLRLWTALDRIERSAFLADWLGPRYPAAYAAIKRAEFEAFMSDVLPREYDWYL; encoded by the coding sequence ATGCCCCGCGAACTGGCCGACTATCTCGACGCCCATCCCGGGACGCGGTTCCTGGATGCGGTGATGTTCGACCTGTGCGGCACCGCCATCGGCAAACGCTATCCGGTGCGGGATGCGGCAAAGGTGTGGTCGTCGGGTGTGGCGTTCTGCGCCGGGATCACCACGCTGGACGCGCAGGGTGCCTGCTGGGACGTCGAGGGGATCGGATTTTCCGATGGCGATCCCGATGCGACATCGTGGCCGATCCCTGGCACGCTGGCCCCCGTGACATGGGAGCCCGGCGTGGCACAGGTGCTGATCGCCCCCGCGCCGCCGCCGGACGAGACCGGATGGTGGTTCGACCCCCGGTCAATCCTGTCGCGCGCGGTTGAACGATTCGGTGCGCTTGGCCTGATGCCTGTGGCGGCCTGCGAGCTGGAGTTCTATCTGGTCGACCCGACACGCGATCCGTCCGGACGCATTGCCCCCGCCCGCCCCGCCCGCCCGGGGCGCGATCCGTCATCGCCGCGCGTGCTGGCCTTCGACAAGCTGGCCGAATGGTCGGCGGTGCTGGCCGACATCGACGCAGCCTGCCTGGCGCAGGGCGTGCCCGCCGGGGCGGCGACCGCCGAGTATGGCGGGGCGCAGTTCGAGGTGAACCTGGGCCACCTGCCGGACCCTGTTGCGGCGGCCGACCACGCCCTGCTGCTGCGCCGCATCGTCAAGGGCGTGGCCCGGGCGCATGGGCTGGACGCCACCTTCATGTCGAAGCCCTTTGCCGACCAGTCGGGATCGGGGCTGCACATCCACCTGTCAGTGACCGACGCGGCCGGCAACATCTTCGATCCCGCGCGGGCGGATGGCGACCTTCGGCTGGGGCACGCCATTGCCGGTCTGCAGGCCAGCACCGCCGATGCGATGGCGATCTTCGCCCCGAACCTGAACGCCTACCGCCGGTTTGCGGTGAATCAGTTCGTGCCGGTGAACACCACCTGGGGCACCAACAACCGGTCGGTCGCCTTCCGCGTCCCGGCAGGCGAGGGCAGCGCGCGGCGGATCGAGCACCGCATCGCGGGCGCCGAGGCGAACCCCTATCTGGTGATGGCCGCAGTGCTGGCCGGGGTGCATGACGGGCTGGCGCGCGGGCTGACGCCGACGCCGCCCTCGGGGGGGAATGCGGGCGACACCGCCGACCCCGACATGCCGCTGCGCCTGTGGACGGCGCTCGACCGGATCGAGCGCTCCGCATTTCTGGCCGATTGGCTGGGCCCGCGCTATCCCGCCGCCTATGCGGCGATCAAGCGCGCGGAATTCGAGGCGTTCATGTCCGACGTCCTGCCGCGGGAATACGACTGGTACCTGTAG
- a CDS encoding acyclic terpene utilization AtuA family protein, protein MVTRVLVPSGVLGLGFDRAALARGVAERPDIIAIDGGSTDSGPFSLGAGQSKYSRAATKSEWRDLMAARAQAGVPLVIGSAGTCGADATVDWMFDITAEIAAETGERLRVARLYSGQPAARVADALQQGRLRPLTPAPEVTPEGVAAMTNIVALAGIEQVQAALGTGADIVICGRTTDTAIIAALPIARGEHAGAAWHGAKIAECGALCSTHPTTGVIMVAFDRDGFTVEPMAEAAACTPHSVSAHMLYENADPFILHEPGGHLDVTGARYHALDGRRVRVEGSAWVTAPYSVKLEGARVAGYQTTILAVLREPRYVAGARDWVTRLTAFLHDSIARKLGLGPDAYRIEFRLIGMDAALGPLERRAGDPAEVGVLGIVTAQSQAIAAEIGRLMNPFVLHYPLTEDEELPTFAFPYSPATTDRGALYEFALNHVMMLDDPMSAFRLTVTEVGNATGR, encoded by the coding sequence ATGGTCACGCGCGTGCTGGTGCCTTCGGGGGTGCTTGGTCTGGGGTTCGACCGCGCGGCCCTGGCGCGCGGGGTGGCAGAGCGCCCCGACATCATTGCCATTGATGGCGGATCGACCGACTCGGGGCCATTCAGCCTGGGGGCGGGACAGTCCAAGTATTCCCGCGCGGCCACGAAATCGGAATGGCGCGATCTGATGGCGGCCCGGGCGCAGGCGGGCGTGCCGCTGGTGATCGGATCGGCGGGCACCTGCGGCGCCGACGCGACCGTCGACTGGATGTTCGACATCACCGCCGAGATCGCGGCCGAGACGGGCGAGCGGCTGCGCGTCGCCCGCCTCTATTCGGGTCAGCCCGCGGCGCGGGTGGCCGATGCGCTGCAACAGGGTCGTCTGCGCCCCCTGACGCCCGCGCCCGAGGTCACGCCCGAGGGTGTCGCCGCCATGACGAACATCGTGGCCCTGGCCGGGATCGAGCAGGTGCAAGCCGCCCTTGGCACCGGGGCCGACATCGTGATCTGCGGTCGCACCACGGACACGGCAATCATCGCGGCCCTGCCCATCGCCCGGGGCGAACACGCGGGCGCGGCCTGGCACGGCGCCAAGATCGCCGAATGCGGGGCGCTGTGTTCGACCCATCCGACGACCGGGGTCATCATGGTCGCCTTCGACCGGGACGGCTTCACGGTCGAGCCGATGGCCGAAGCGGCGGCCTGCACGCCCCATTCGGTCTCGGCGCACATGCTGTACGAGAACGCCGATCCCTTCATCCTGCACGAACCTGGCGGGCATCTCGACGTCACCGGCGCGCGCTATCACGCGCTTGACGGGCGGCGCGTGCGGGTCGAGGGATCGGCCTGGGTGACGGCGCCCTACAGCGTCAAGCTGGAGGGCGCGCGCGTCGCGGGCTATCAGACGACGATTCTGGCCGTCCTGCGCGAGCCGCGATATGTGGCAGGCGCGCGTGACTGGGTGACACGGCTGACGGCCTTCCTGCACGACTCGATCGCGCGCAAACTGGGGCTTGGTCCCGATGCCTATCGCATCGAGTTTCGCCTGATCGGCATGGATGCCGCCCTCGGGCCGCTGGAGCGGCGCGCGGGCGATCCGGCCGAGGTGGGTGTGCTTGGCATCGTGACCGCGCAGTCCCAGGCCATCGCGGCCGAGATCGGGCGCCTGATGAACCCTTTCGTGCTGCACTATCCCCTGACCGAGGATGAGGAACTGCCGACCTTCGCCTTTCCCTATTCGCCCGCCACCACCGACCGCGGCGCGCTGTACGAATTCGCGCTGAACCACGTGATGATGCTGGATGACCCGATGTCGGCGTTCCGCCTGACCGTGACGGAGGTGGGCAATGCCACAGGTCGCTGA
- a CDS encoding DUF4387 family protein, protein MPQVADVAFKVRSKNAGPFWVTIDVFCGTPEAFARLVGALPTARVAALYGQPMQLVRRFDIPDLSVIKFSFPRPVVQGSADDRDMHGAQWAHLLAEAAID, encoded by the coding sequence ATGCCACAGGTCGCTGACGTGGCCTTCAAGGTCCGGTCCAAGAACGCCGGACCGTTCTGGGTAACCATTGACGTGTTCTGCGGCACGCCCGAGGCCTTCGCGCGCCTCGTCGGCGCGCTGCCGACGGCCCGGGTTGCGGCGCTCTATGGCCAGCCGATGCAACTGGTGAGACGGTTCGACATTCCGGACCTTTCGGTCATCAAGTTCTCGTTCCCGCGCCCGGTGGTGCAGGGATCAGCCGATGACCGTGACATGCACGGTGCCCAATGGGCGCATCTGCTGGCCGAGGCCGCCATCGACTGA
- a CDS encoding adenosine kinase: protein MKRYDVVGIGNAIVDVLSTADDSFLDLMGIEKGIMQLVERERGELLYAAMKDRRQAPGGSVANTLAGIGNLGLSTAFIGRVHDDALGRFYARDMAASGTDFPNAPVAGGELPTSRSMIFVSPDGERSMNTYLGISSELGPEDVKDEVAGRAGLLFLEGYLYDKPKGKQAFERAARLCRENGGRAGIALSDPFCVDRHRADFRRLVRDLDFVIGNQHEWESLYQTDLSAALEAAAAETGLLVCTRSGHDVIVVRGDEQAVVPVRYVTPVDATGAGDQFAAGFLYGVATGADLATCGRMGCIAAAEVISHFGARPETELAALFRAEGLI, encoded by the coding sequence ATGAAACGCTATGACGTCGTCGGCATCGGCAATGCCATCGTCGATGTGCTTTCCACCGCCGACGACAGTTTCCTCGACCTGATGGGGATCGAGAAGGGCATCATGCAGCTGGTCGAGCGCGAGCGGGGCGAACTGCTTTATGCCGCCATGAAGGACAGGCGGCAGGCACCCGGCGGATCGGTGGCCAACACGCTGGCGGGCATCGGCAACCTCGGTCTGTCCACCGCCTTCATCGGGCGGGTGCATGACGATGCGCTCGGCCGGTTCTATGCCCGCGACATGGCGGCCAGCGGCACCGACTTTCCGAACGCCCCGGTGGCAGGCGGCGAACTGCCGACGTCGCGGTCGATGATCTTCGTCTCTCCGGATGGCGAGCGGTCGATGAACACCTATCTGGGCATCTCGTCGGAACTCGGACCCGAGGACGTGAAGGACGAGGTCGCGGGGCGCGCCGGCCTGCTGTTCCTGGAAGGATACCTGTATGACAAGCCCAAGGGCAAACAGGCCTTCGAGCGCGCGGCGCGGCTGTGCCGCGAGAATGGCGGACGGGCGGGCATCGCCCTGTCCGACCCGTTCTGCGTGGACCGGCACCGCGCGGACTTCCGGCGCCTCGTGCGGGATCTGGATTTCGTAATCGGCAACCAGCACGAATGGGAATCGCTGTACCAGACCGATCTTTCGGCGGCACTTGAGGCGGCGGCGGCCGAAACCGGGCTTCTGGTCTGCACGCGGTCCGGGCATGACGTGATCGTGGTGCGGGGCGACGAGCAGGCGGTCGTGCCGGTGCGCTATGTCACTCCGGTGGATGCCACGGGCGCGGGCGACCAGTTCGCGGCGGGGTTCCTGTACGGCGTGGCGACCGGCGCCGATCTGGCGACCTGCGGTCGCATGGGCTGCATCGCGGCCGCCGAGGTGATCAGCCATTTCGGCGCCCGGCCTGAAACCGAACTTGCCGCGCTGTTCCGTGCCGAAGGGCTGATCTGA
- the nth gene encoding endonuclease III yields MPAQLPYASMSQIFARFAAREPEPKGELEHLNAYTLLVAVALSAQATDVGVNRATRALFAVADTPEKMLALGEERLIEHIRTIGLYRNKAKNVMRLSQLLIERFGGEVPSSRAALTSLPGVGRKTANVVLQMWFGLPAQAVDTHVFRVGNRTGIAPGRDEIAVERAIEDNVPAPYLRHSHHWLILHGRYICTARKPRCGDCLIADLCAYEEKTA; encoded by the coding sequence ATGCCCGCGCAGTTGCCCTATGCCAGCATGTCCCAGATCTTCGCCCGCTTTGCGGCGCGGGAGCCCGAGCCGAAGGGCGAACTGGAACATCTGAACGCCTACACGCTTCTGGTTGCCGTTGCGCTGTCGGCGCAGGCCACGGACGTCGGGGTGAACAGGGCGACGCGCGCGCTGTTCGCGGTGGCCGATACGCCCGAAAAGATGCTGGCGCTTGGCGAGGAGCGGTTGATCGAACACATCCGCACCATCGGGCTTTACCGCAACAAGGCGAAGAACGTCATGCGGCTGAGCCAGCTGCTGATCGAGCGGTTCGGCGGCGAGGTGCCATCGTCGCGCGCCGCCCTGACCAGCCTGCCGGGCGTCGGGCGCAAGACCGCGAATGTCGTGCTGCAGATGTGGTTCGGCCTGCCCGCGCAGGCGGTGGACACGCATGTGTTCCGGGTGGGCAACCGAACCGGCATCGCCCCCGGACGCGACGAGATCGCCGTCGAACGCGCGATCGAGGACAACGTGCCTGCCCCCTATCTGCGCCATTCGCATCACTGGCTGATCCTGCATGGCCGCTATATCTGCACCGCGCGCAAGCCCCGCTGTGGCGACTGCCTGATCGCCGACCTTTGCGCCTATGAGGAGAAGACTGCATGA
- a CDS encoding methylated-DNA--[protein]-cysteine S-methyltransferase: MTDLSPAYHYQVIGRALREIDAGGPTLTLDDLAARMAMSPAHFQRIFSQWVGVSPKRYQQYLTLDHARRLLADRFTVLETSLATGLSGGGRLHDLFLRWEAMTPGDYARGGEGLRVFWGWFESPFGPALVTGTDRGICGMAFAAETGEAAAFSDLTGRWPRADFVEDPMMLRPWVLSAFGAAPGQNADTPLYLIGAPFQIKVWEALLRIPSGHVTTYGEIAGAIGHAKAVRAVGTAVGRNPVSWLIPCHRALRKSGALGGYHWGLPVKRAMLAWEAARADAGAVPQP; encoded by the coding sequence ATGACCGACCTTTCCCCCGCCTACCACTACCAGGTGATCGGCCGTGCCCTGCGCGAGATCGACGCGGGCGGCCCGACCCTGACGCTCGACGACCTGGCCGCGCGCATGGCCATGTCGCCCGCGCATTTCCAGCGGATATTCTCGCAATGGGTGGGAGTCAGCCCCAAGCGGTATCAGCAATACCTGACGCTCGACCATGCCCGCCGCCTGCTCGCCGACCGGTTCACCGTGCTGGAAACCTCGCTGGCGACCGGGCTGTCGGGGGGCGGGCGCCTGCACGACCTGTTCCTGCGGTGGGAGGCGATGACACCCGGCGACTACGCACGCGGGGGCGAGGGGCTGCGGGTGTTCTGGGGCTGGTTCGAGAGCCCTTTCGGACCGGCGCTTGTCACCGGCACCGACCGGGGCATCTGCGGCATGGCCTTTGCCGCCGAAACGGGCGAGGCGGCGGCCTTTTCCGACCTGACCGGCCGCTGGCCGAGGGCGGATTTCGTGGAAGACCCGATGATGCTGCGGCCCTGGGTGCTGTCGGCCTTTGGCGCGGCGCCGGGGCAGAACGCGGACACGCCCCTGTACCTGATCGGCGCGCCATTCCAGATCAAGGTGTGGGAAGCGCTGCTGCGCATCCCCTCGGGGCATGTCACCACCTATGGCGAGATTGCGGGCGCCATCGGCCATGCAAAGGCGGTGCGCGCCGTGGGCACCGCCGTCGGGCGCAATCCGGTCTCGTGGCTGATCCCCTGCCACCGCGCGCTGCGCAAGTCCGGCGCGCTTGGCGGCTATCACTGGGGCCTGCCGGTCAAGCGCGCCATGCTCGCGTGGGAAGCGGCGCGGGCCGACGCGGGTGCCGTGCCGCAACCGTGA
- a CDS encoding OmpA family protein, whose amino-acid sequence MMLKSPILLAMAGTLALAGCIDPAVTGTTDNSRAQTGAITGALIGGAIGATRDGDNKLLKTAVGAGLGAIVGGAIGATLDRQAAELRGELGNNVQVINTGSELRVVMPQDILFATDSAALRPDLRNDLGTVARSLNRYPDSVVQVIGHTDNTGTAAYNYDLSQRRAGAVAAELRSNGVPGARIQAFGRGFDQPVASNATVEGRAQNRRVEIIIRPTA is encoded by the coding sequence ATGATGCTGAAATCCCCGATCCTCCTCGCCATGGCGGGGACCCTGGCCCTTGCGGGCTGCATCGACCCGGCGGTGACCGGCACGACCGACAATTCCCGGGCGCAGACCGGTGCGATCACCGGCGCGCTGATCGGCGGCGCCATCGGCGCAACCCGCGATGGCGACAACAAGCTGCTCAAGACCGCGGTCGGCGCGGGTCTGGGCGCCATCGTCGGCGGTGCCATCGGCGCGACGCTCGATCGCCAGGCCGCCGAACTGCGGGGCGAACTCGGCAACAACGTGCAGGTGATCAATACCGGGTCGGAGTTGCGCGTGGTCATGCCGCAGGACATCCTGTTCGCGACCGACAGCGCCGCCCTTCGCCCCGACCTGCGCAACGATCTGGGAACGGTGGCGCGCAGCCTGAACCGCTATCCCGACAGCGTCGTGCAGGTGATCGGCCATACCGACAATACCGGCACGGCCGCCTACAACTATGACCTGTCGCAGCGCCGCGCGGGCGCGGTGGCGGCGGAACTGCGCAGCAACGGTGTTCCAGGTGCCCGCATCCAGGCGTTCGGGCGCGGCTTCGACCAGCCGGTTGCGTCGAATGCCACGGTCGAGGGGCGCGCGCAGAACCGCCGGGTCGAGATCATCATCCGCCCGACCGCCTGA
- a CDS encoding FCD domain-containing protein — protein MPFQKILSEKLSQSIARQIEQLILRGILRPGERLPPERDLSDRLGVSRPSLRDAVADLEARGLLEIRPGAGVYVAEVLGSAFSPALVRLFAEHDEAVFDYIAFRRDMEGLAAERAARLASETDLKVVDTIFRKMEAAHAKRDPTDEAALDADFHMSIIEASHNVVMLHMMRSMYDLLRQGVFYNRQMLFRNRVTRDTLLDQHRAINTGLQARDPAMARAAVEAHMGYIERALSDQLRAERNEAVAQQRLSHEAQK, from the coding sequence ATGCCGTTCCAGAAGATCCTGTCCGAGAAACTCTCGCAATCGATCGCGCGCCAGATCGAACAGCTGATCCTGCGCGGCATCCTTCGCCCGGGTGAGCGGCTGCCCCCTGAACGCGACCTTTCCGACCGGCTGGGGGTGTCACGCCCCAGCCTGCGCGATGCGGTGGCCGACCTCGAGGCGCGTGGCCTGCTGGAAATCCGGCCGGGTGCCGGTGTCTACGTGGCCGAGGTTCTGGGCTCTGCCTTTTCACCCGCGCTTGTCCGTCTGTTCGCCGAACATGACGAGGCGGTGTTCGACTACATCGCATTCCGCCGCGACATGGAGGGGCTGGCGGCCGAGCGTGCCGCGCGGCTTGCCTCCGAGACCGACCTCAAGGTGGTCGACACGATCTTCCGCAAGATGGAAGCCGCGCATGCCAAGCGTGACCCGACCGACGAGGCCGCGCTTGACGCCGATTTCCACATGTCGATCATCGAGGCCAGCCACAACGTCGTCATGCTGCACATGATGCGGTCGATGTATGACCTGCTGCGGCAGGGGGTCTTCTACAACCGTCAGATGCTGTTCCGCAATCGCGTGACGCGCGACACCCTGCTTGACCAGCACCGCGCCATCAACACCGGCCTACAGGCCCGCGATCCGGCGATGGCCCGCGCGGCGGTCGAGGCGCACATGGGCTATATCGAGCGCGCGCTTTCGGACCAGTTGCGCGCCGAACGGAACGAGGCGGTGGCGCAACAGCGCCTGTCGCACGAGGCCCAGAAATGA
- a CDS encoding F0F1 ATP synthase subunit B, with protein sequence MIRLSLALGLTATPALAATGPFFSLGNTDFIVLISFLIFVGVLVYAGVPGIITNLLDKRAAQISAELDEAAALRDEAKAILASYERKKKDVQEQADRIVAAAKDEATRAAEEAKEELKRSIARRLAAAEDRIAAAETAAVREVRERAVTVAVAAAGSILAQQSTPKTAAAAIDAAIEQVGARLH encoded by the coding sequence ATGATCCGGCTTTCCCTTGCCCTCGGGCTGACGGCAACCCCGGCGCTCGCCGCCACGGGCCCCTTCTTCTCGCTTGGCAACACGGACTTCATCGTCCTGATTTCGTTCCTGATCTTCGTGGGCGTGCTGGTCTATGCCGGCGTCCCGGGGATCATCACCAACCTTCTTGACAAGCGCGCCGCACAGATCAGCGCCGAGCTTGACGAGGCCGCGGCCCTGCGGGACGAGGCGAAGGCGATCCTCGCCTCCTACGAGCGCAAGAAGAAGGACGTGCAGGAACAGGCCGACCGGATCGTGGCGGCTGCAAAGGACGAGGCGACACGCGCGGCCGAAGAGGCGAAGGAAGAACTGAAGCGGTCGATCGCGCGGCGCCTTGCGGCGGCCGAGGATCGCATCGCTGCGGCCGAAACGGCGGCGGTGCGCGAGGTGCGCGAGCGCGCGGTCACGGTTGCGGTGGCGGCGGCGGGCTCGATCCTGGCGCAGCAGTCCACGCCCAAGACCGCGGCCGCAGCCATCGACGCGGCGATCGAACAGGTCGGCGCCCGCCTGCACTGA
- a CDS encoding F0F1 ATP synthase subunit B' yields MATDAHSAAAHGGESAAGMPQLDFSTWPNQVFWLAVSLVAIYMILSRVALPRIGAVLAERRGTIINDLAAAEELKAKAVEAEKAYNDALATARAEAAKIVAKARADIEADLAAATARADAEIGERTAVSESRIAEIRAGAVESVTEVARETAAAIVAALGQPADQAAVADAVAARMKG; encoded by the coding sequence ATGGCAACCGATGCCCATTCCGCAGCGGCCCACGGCGGCGAATCCGCCGCCGGCATGCCGCAGCTGGATTTCTCGACCTGGCCCAACCAGGTGTTCTGGCTGGCCGTCTCGCTGGTCGCCATCTACATGATCCTGAGCCGCGTGGCCCTGCCGCGCATCGGGGCGGTTCTGGCCGAACGGCGCGGCACGATCATCAACGATCTTGCGGCCGCCGAGGAACTGAAGGCCAAGGCGGTCGAGGCCGAAAAGGCCTATAACGACGCCCTTGCCACGGCACGCGCCGAAGCCGCCAAGATCGTGGCGAAGGCGCGCGCCGACATCGAGGCCGACCTCGCGGCCGCAACCGCCCGCGCCGACGCCGAAATCGGCGAACGCACCGCGGTCAGCGAAAGCCGCATCGCCGAGATCCGCGCCGGTGCCGTGGAAAGCGTGACGGAAGTCGCGCGCGAAACGGCCGCCGCCATCGTGGCGGCGCTCGGCCAGCCCGCAGACCAGGCGGCGGTTGCCGACGCGGTCGCGGCCAGAATGAAGGGGTGA
- a CDS encoding F0F1 ATP synthase subunit C: MEGDIAEMGKYIGAGLATIGLGGAGIGVGHVAGNFLAGALRNPSAAPGQTATLFVGIAFAEALGIFSFLIALLLMFAV; the protein is encoded by the coding sequence ATGGAAGGCGATATCGCTGAAATGGGCAAGTACATCGGCGCGGGTCTGGCCACGATCGGCCTCGGCGGCGCGGGGATCGGCGTGGGCCATGTCGCGGGGAACTTCCTCGCCGGCGCGCTGCGCAACCCCTCGGCGGCGCCCGGCCAGACGGCGACGCTGTTCGTCGGCATCGCCTTTGCCGAGGCGCTCGGGATCTTCTCGTTCCTGATCGCGCTTCTGCTGATGTTCGCCGTCTGA